Part of the Phocoena phocoena chromosome 8, mPhoPho1.1, whole genome shotgun sequence genome, ttgtttgtttgtttgtttgttttgctctgccacgcagcatgagggatcttagttcgacaaccagagatcaaacatgtgccccctgcattgggagcacagagtcttaatgactggaccaccagggaagtcccttaaatgcttatattaaggTAATCCTCTGTGAcattttttctaattgaagtatagttgctgtataatattaaagaagtttcaggtgtacaatatagtgattcacaagttttaaaggttatactccacttataaaatattggccatattccctgtattgtacaatatgtccttgtaggttattttatacctaatagtttgtacctcttattcccctacccctatattgcccctcccctcttccctctccccactggtaaccactaatttgttctctatatctgtgagtctgcttctttttttattatattcactagtttgttgtactttttagatcCTACaaataagtgatgtcatatagtatttgtctttctccgtctgaattttttcacttagcataatgccctccaagtccatccatgttactgcaaatggcaaaatttcgttctttttgtggctgagtagtattccattgtgtgtgtgtgtatgccacatctttatccattcgtctgttgatggacacttaggttgcttccatatcttggcaattgtaaattgccaacataggggtgcatgtatcttttgaattagtgtttttgtctttttcagatatataccctgtgacattttaatccttaaaaaattatatgaggATTTCTGACCTGTACTGTGTTTCTCTTTTGTCAAAGAGTGCTTGCTGAAGCTGAATGTGATGGTGGAGTTTGGGGAGCAGGTTTACTTCAGTTCAGTTTGACTGGGTCAAAGTCCATGAGAGTTAAAATACTTTGGGTGTCTAATTGTTTGCTTCCCAGCCTAGGATGAAGTCAGTagtttttgcttccttttctgtTGTTGGAGAGCAATCTGCTGCAGTAGCTGTGAGATAACCAACATCATCATCACAGTGGAGAAAGAGGAATGTGGTCTCTGCAAAAGCATCAACACCACGTGGTGTGCGGGCTACTGCTACACCCAGGTAGGTACTTTGCTTTGAAGGAAGTGAGAGTGCTGAGGGTCTGGATGAGGCAGGCTTCATTTATTCCCACTCTGTCAATATTTTGTCTCTTCTGAATAACAGCCACGAGTCCTTTAGTCAACACTGTCTGTGTTATGATTGAGGTAAATTACCATGATACCATTTAGATGTTTGGGTTTGGATTTAATTTGGGTAAAACAAATTTGGGACAGCTCAGACTGATGTAAATGAATGCTTCAGTAATGTGCCaactctgcattttaaaagagCATTTTTCTGCTAGCTTTACCTATTGGATAAACATGGGCATGAGTACATATCTGTATTTAATCATGGAATATTGCCAATAGTCTTAAAAAGCCAATTGCAATAATAAAAGGCATACCACTGCAACAGGGATAGTAATAACATTCATTTTAAAGCCAAATAAAAACTGCAAGCAGCcaattataaaatcattttattggCCCATCTTTAATACGATACCAACGAGCAGCCTGAGAGCAATCAATCCCTGTAGATTAGAACCAAAATGAATCATCAAACCCACACCTTTCTTTATGCTGTTAAGAAAATTAAGGAATACAGGTATTAAACCATTTGTCTACAGTTTCACAGTTTATTCAAAATAAACCAGTTAAAGGCGAAAgtgtttctttgtcatttttctgttgtACCTGGCTGTGCAGAAGTCTGAtaaactgaaattgaaattggctgctttttaatgaaaatacttCGTTTGATATTAAATGAATTGATCTATAAAACTCAACTTACTGCACTTTGGGTGAGATATAGACCCAGTGGCCAGCTAGGGAAATGAATTAACCCCCAGTCCCCTTTTTCCCTCAAAGCCAATTATTTTCTCATTGGGCAAGTAGAAGAGTGAAATATATTTGGCCTGATTTAGATGTTCTGATAGTGAAACTGTTATCATATACTTTTGGATTAAGAACCCCACAAAGGTACAGAATTTAAGGCAGTGGCAAGGAAGAACCTAAAAGGCAATAGAATATCCAGAATCCAATATGAGATTTCCCAAACACTTTAGGCAAAATATCAATAACTTAACTTACGGCTCTTATTCCTCTCttaaatatacacagaaaagagtacttggaaatatttttctttccaagtgCTATGTTTTTACCAGTCATTAATATAGCTTAAGATTACaaggtactaaaaaaaaaaaaaacaaaaacacccagcctTAAGTTGCTAAGGTCATATCTTCTAAAGATACCCTTTATCTTTACATGTTTTTATGCCATACAAATTCAAAGGTTTTATAgagttttagaaatattaaatatgtggGTACTCTCATggtagagagaaaagagacagTTATATTTTCTATAACACTTCCAGGGCAGTTCAGAAAAGCAGTATAAATGTTCCTTTATGAGGTCAAGTTTCCTGTGCTTAAGTATCTTAGAAGCTGATCTTCTGAGAGCAAATATTAGAGCAAGCAGTAGTAAATCCCTGTCTCATATTGACTAAGCCAAACAGAAACTTGCAGAATATTGTAACctaactctctctctcttaaacCACTCAGGATCTAGTGTACAAGGATCCAGCCAAGTCCAACATCCAGAAAACATGTACCTTCAAGGAGCCGAGGTACGAGACGGTCAAAGTGCCTGGCTGTGCTCACCATGCAGACTCCCTGTATACATACCCAGTAGCCTCTGAATGTCACTGTGGCAAGTGTGAAAACGACAGCACTGACTGCACCGTGCGAGGCCTGGGGCCCAGCCAGTGCTCCTTCagtgaaatcaaagaataaagaGCAGTGGACACTTTGAGCTGCCCACCCACGTTCTGAAAGACTAAGACATCCAAGAAGTCTGTGTGTACATGTGCCCAGGCTGCAAACCACTGTGGGAGACCCCACTGATCCCTGCTCTCCTGCATAAGGGAGCTCCAGGAATGGAGAGTGCTGGGGCCTGGGACCTGTCACCACCCAACCCTATATTCCTAGTTCTGGGCTCTGTCGGTTTCATTCAACTTGAATGCAGGGGCTGTAAGCTGTTTCCCATTTTTAATAGACTTAGAGGTCCTCTAGAGCAAccctgtcattttacagatgagaaaacctagACTTAGGAGAAGGAAGTCTCAAGATGATGGAGTAGGAGAACTAAATGGAACACAGTCTCCTGTAAGATATATGGCCTGCAAGAGCAGAGCCGGTATCACTTTAGTGTCATGGAGCAGGTACCTAACTCTATGTCTAATTGTTTCATTATTAAGAGGAGAGTCAGGAAGGTAAGGATACTAAATCAAGACTATCCACTTTATTGCCAGCCTATGCAGGTGCTACAACAGTTCCACCTCGCCTGTGTTTTCTGAAGAGAAGCTGTTGACTTCAGAAGGTGGGAGCAGGTGTGGGAGGGTGGTAAGCTGGGAAACAGTGAGACCATTCACAATTTGCAGTCTTAAAAAccaaatcttaatttttatttgaaatttgaattAAGAGCCAAGACAAGAACTATGAATTTGGGTCTGTGGAAATTCAATTGCAAGATCAACaaatatcctttcctaacttccTAGCCCCTATGTACTTTGCCACTTAAATAAATTTGATCAAGAATTTCCAGCCTTCTCAAAGCTCCCCCTCAGGCAATAGGGCATATCATCTGTCACTCATTGCTGTGCTACCTGTACCAGAAATCTCCTCCATTGCTGGGATGGGAACCTTGAAGTCCACGTGACAGCACGTTAGGCAACTTAACAGGCTACATTTAACTTACTTGCCAATTAACTTTTCAGAGAAATAGTTCTCTTAAAAAGAGTTAGCAGTCTAGAGAGAATAGCTGtattttctgggctctctctacATTTGCTTTATCACTTGACTACATGTTCTCCCAAATCTATGATTTCTTTCAAAAGGGTGCACTCTGAAAATGCTTCATgacttaaattacttttaaagataataactcttttttttacCTGAATGTTGAAACatacttaaaaatcaaaaatgttGTCTAACAAAGGCACAACTTTGGATTTTTTCATGCTCTTGAACTACTTGCTCatgacacatatatgtgtattttcatAATATAAGTGGTAACATTActagaaatctatttttaaatgcttctatAAATATCACCTGTGCTTACTGTTCATTTGGGAATATCAATAAGAATTTTGCTGGattttagtgttctttttttccctaaaatagaCCTTCTGTCATTTCTTGTATCATCACTTTCTTAATTTATTCCTACTCTTAACCCCCAGTCTACACTAAAATTGATTTATTCCCAGAAAGCTCTTAGCATGTCTTACCTGTAACTCAGACTCAATGGGAAGTTTTCCTCATAACCTTTGGAATCTAGTTAAGTACTAGAGCTGATATACTTTCCAGCACATGGATATCAAGGATTATTCTTCTCAGGAGatgaagaaaaatcatttgacaaaattcaacatccttcatgataaaaactctcaacaaattggatatagaaggaatgtacctcaacataataaaagccatatatgacaagcccacagctaacttcatattcaatggtgaaagactgaaagcttttcccctaagttcaggaataagagaaggatgtctactctcaccagaGAATATTCCAACATTACCAGAAGTCCTAGACatagcaatcaggcaagaaaaagaaataaaagtcttccaaatcagaaaggaagaagtaaaactgtctgtgattgcagatgacataatctcATATGTAGAAAGCACTAGAGACTCCActcaaaaactgttagaactaatgaatgaattcagcaaagtttcagGGTACcaaatcaatgtacaaaaatcagttgcatttccatatactaacaacaaaactatctgaaaaagaattaaagaaaataatcacattcacaatagcatcaaaaacaatataaTAGCTATGAATAAAGttaatcaaggaaatgaaaaatctgtacaataaaaaatataagaccatgatgaaagaaactgaagaagacacaaataaatggaataatatctcATGCTCATGGGTCAGAagaattactattgttaaaatatccaggggcttccctggtggcacagtggttgggagtctgcctgccgatgcaggggacacgggttcgtgccccggtccgggaggatctcacatgctgcggagtggctgggcccgtgggccatggccgctgggcctgcacgtccagagcctgtgctccgcggcgggagaggccacaacagtgagaggcccgcgtaccacaaaaaatgaataaataaataaataaaatatccatactactcaaacatctatagattcaatgtcaAAATTCATCTTTtatagaaataggaaaaacaatcctaaaatttgtatggaaccacaaaagaccctgaatagccaacctgaggaagaagaacaaagctagaggcatcacagttcctgatttcaaactatactacaaagctacagtagttaCAACAGTATGATACTGACATTAAAAAGACACactgaccaatggaacagaatcaagagcccagaaataaacctatgcatatatggtcaactagtATTTGACAAGGCagccaagaatacacagtggggTAAAGATAGTCTCTTTATTAAAcgatattgggaaaactggatatccacatgcaaaataatgaaactggaccactactTTACACCACTCACAAACTAACACAAAGTGACTTAAAAACTTGAATGTAAAACCtggaaccataaaactcctagaagaaaatataggggtaAGCTGCTTGcattggtcttggcagtgatttttttggatatgatacctatagcacaagcaacaaaagcaaaaataaatgggactacatttaactaaaaatcttctgcacagcaaaagaattGATCACCAGTTGAAGAGGCAACCTAGGGAATGGGAACAAATagttgcaaaccacatatctgataaggggttaatatccaaaatataactcagtagccaaaaaaaagaaaaaatcttattttaaaaatgggcaaatgacctAAACAGACGTTTTTCCAAGCAAGACACATAAATAGCCAACAGGTACGTGAAAAGGTAAAACAGCACTGAtcagcagagaaatgcaaatcaaaatcatgatGAGATATCCtttcacacctgttagaagggctattatcaaaaagataagagataacaagtgttggccagtatgtggagaaagagaacccacgcactgttggtggaaatgtaaattggtgcagccactatgaaaaacagtagagaggttcctcaaaaaaaaattaaaactgaactaccatatgatccaggattccaattctgggtatatatgagaaggaaataaagtcactatctcaaagagatacctgcacccccatgttcactgtaacattatttaaaatagccaggacctTGAAATAACTTAAGTGTCTGTCAGTGGATAAAGAGATAAAGATGATGCGGTATGTAcacacaattgaatattattcagccataaagaaagaaggaaatccctccgtttgtaacaacatggatgaaacttgaaggcattatgctaactgaaataagtcagaggaaggcaaatactgtatgatctcacttacatgtggaatctaaaataaaccaCAGAGAACAGaccggtggttgccaggggcaggtggtcaaggagggagaaatgggtaaaggtggtcaaaggatacaaagctccagttataagatgataagttctggggatctaatgtacatcatggtgactattattaacaatactgtattatatacttgaatgttgctaaaagagatcttaaaagttctcatcacaaaaagtaaataaataaaaatagaaataaataaaaaggtaactacatgaggtgacagatgtgttgactaaccttactgtggtagtcatttcacaatgtatacatatatcaagtcaTCATATttcacaccttaaacttatgtcAATGATATCTTGATaaggctggaaaaaaattaaaattaaatttctaaagaaaaataattattcttcccaaatgactttttttttccattcaatttGAAATTCTTGAATTGAGAATGAGTACATGTTAAAACAGTGGGCCTCTCATAATAATCATCTGCTCTGCTCTTCACGAACAGATGTGATTATACTTTTTGACTGTACAAAGAtctaagaacaaacaaaatgaaagctaAATAGAATCACAGAATGGAGAGAGGACTGAAGGCCATCTAGTTCTGTGTTGCCatttactgtgtgctaacacTGAGGCCTGAGATCACATAGGATCAGAATTAGAACCCTGTACCCCTTATTTTTAGTCTCTCTTCAGAATATCTCCCATTATGCCATCAAAACACTTTGCCAACCAAACTAGATCATTCAAACAAGGCTATCTGCAAAGTGTAGACTATCACATACATCTATATTCTCTACAACATTTTTATGTCAAGACTAGACGGCAGTTCTggtgatcaaaaaaaaaaagttagtaacTCTGTGGATGTAGGGATTCTGTCTGCCTCTGTCTGCCTTTGGGTAAACCCTTGGCACTTAGTAGGTACCATTAGTGGTATAAATGGATTGATTCAAACTGAACCGAGAATCTGTTTGCCTGCAATTTCCATCCAGTTTTCTCTTTTGGAGCCAtccaaaacaaaattaatctCTTTTCTGTTTGAACACCATTCAAGTAAGGAGAGCAGCTATGTTCTTGTTTCCAGACTGAAGATTAACAGTTCATTGAGCTGTTCTTTGAATAATCCAGGGTTCAGACAGACCCTTCCACAATCCTGATCAATATTCTTTGGTGTGCTAAGGGCCTATATAAAGTATGGGGATTCATAAAGGGCAGAATGGACCCAGACTGAAGACATTAAATAACTGCAGATAACAGATTCAAATGGAAGGTCTTTGAAGACAACAAATGTATTATAATTATGTCCTGAGCACCTGGCCCACACTAGGCTCCAGCGACTACGTCTAAATGACCTGATCAGAGCATTGTCTTTCTTCTCTCCATCTGAAACCATTAAGAcaaagtcttttgcccatttcaaTGGTAAGCATTCTTTTTTGCACTCAGTGTTACTCCCTACCAATGTACTTCAGTTAGCCTACTGAGTTTGAAATTTATATCATTACTTCTCCTATTTCTCTTCACatagaaaaacaggaaaacatatTCAAGGCAAGAACTTaaaaggaggaggtgagggcttccctggtggcgcagtggttgagagtccgcctgccgatgcaggggacacgggtttgtgccccagtcctggaagatcccacatgccgcggagcggctgggcccgtgagccatggccgctgggcctgtgtgtccggagcctgtgctctgcagccggagaggccacaacagtgagaggcccgcgtaccgcaaaaaaaaaaaaaaaaaaaaaaaaaaaaaggaggaggtgaaagatctaagACCTATCGAGATTATCAATATTTTACCAATATAAACACAGAAACTTTGTTTACATATCATGGGCTGCCCAGACAGGTAGCCAAGGAATCCTGGTCTGAGCAAACCTGAGTTGCTAATAGGTAGGTAATATAATAGATGATTGAGAGCAGAGATGTGAGTTCAAACCCCAGCTTGGCTCCTTTCTGTGTGCTGTTGGTCAAACTATGTAACCTCTCCGAGCTTGGGTCCTCATTTTCAAAATAGCAATAATAtttatagctaacatttatatggAAGCTACTATGAGCCAGGTACGATTTTAtaactaactcatttaatcctggtATAGTCCTCTGAAGTAGGTTTATTACTATCTttatttcacagaagaagaaataagtttagaaagattaaataatttgcacaagtcacacagccaataagtggTGAAGCTGGGATTGAAACCCAGGCAATCAGCTCCAGAGCTTCTGTGTCCAGCCATTACATCACACTGCCTAGACTCTCATAAGCATGAATTCCAAAATATTCTCTCCTATTGCCATCACTCCCCTCagcagcaggaaagaaaagagagaaccgGGCTGGATCAGGAGGCCTGGATTCCACTCACAGCTCCTCCCTGACTACCTCTGTGACTCTGAGCAAGTTACTTTCTCTGTGTGGGCCTCAGaatcctcatgtgtaaaatgaaaatgttcaggGGTCATGAATTCATGCTTAGAGATGTCCAAAGAATGAATGAGACAGACTAAAGTGTATCCTTTCCACAGAGAAACACTTTGCTTGcctatataatacataaattacGTGAGGACATAAGATGCACTCAATACAATTGCATCTGTCATTATCAtttacttttccctttccctttctgccCGCATACCTTGAGTGTTCAACCTTAGGAAAAGTTAGAAAAGCTACATCTCTCCATTACGCTCACCATTTTCAGATTCCAGAGAAAGTTATTAGCATGGAAATAGCCTTGCAGAGCTAAGGCCAGAGGAAGGCCAGGAACCAGCCCATTTCTGAGCCTGTTTAGTCTTCTAACAGCTGACCTCGACCTTCTGGCCGGCTCTGAGCCTGCCACACCAACAGCTCTTCAGACCCAAGGCTGTGAATGCACAGTGTTCTACAAGCAGTCATAACCTCCCAAATCCACTTAATCCCTTAATCCTCACCTCCCAGCATGGCAGGAGCTCGCACTGAACACCTGCCTCTCAGCCTTTACCCAACAGCTTCCACAAAGACCTGAGCCCAGTCCCAGCTACTCTGCTCCAACCTTCTCAAACCCTGAGGTTCCTGCTTTTAGAGGAAACGTTCTAGCGCATAGCTGAAGTTTGCTAATATGTAAGAGAGAAAATCCAAAGTACATTTGGTATTTGGACAAATGTCAAATGTTTTCCCTATGCAccagatttaaaatataaatgggggaagttaaaaaaaaaaaaagcaaatggcaaGCAAGCAGGCTGCTCTGATTCTGGTGCTGCTTCTTCTCCTCCAGTAGAGGATTCTAGAAGGGTAAGTGAGATTCCCACTGTATTCTAGAATGTTGACCTTATTATGCCCTCCCTATTGCCATTACTCCCCACAATAGCAGGAAAGAAGAGAACACTGGGCTGGAAGTCAGTCAGGAGGCCTGGGGTACTCACAGCAACTCCCAGACTATctctgtgaccatgggcaagtcactttctctcccagcctcggaatcctcatctgtaaaatgcagatgtcTGCAGGCCACAAATGCATGCTCAAGGAGGCCTAGAGAGAACTGCAATGAGTGAAATAGACTAAGAATCATTCAACAGAGAAACACTTTGCTTGCATGTTAAATACATAATAAGATTCTCCGTTTTCATAAAGAAATATGCCAATTTCATTgagtaaacttttaattttagaatagtttaagatttacagagggcttccctggtggcgcagtggttgagagttcacctgccgatgcaggcgaggcgggttcgtgccccggtccgagaagatcccacatgccgcggagcggctggacccgtgagccatggccgctgagcctgcgtgtccggagcctgtgctccgcaacaggagaggccacaacagtgagaggcccgcgtaccgcaaaaaaaaaaaaaaagatttacagagaagttgcaaaaatagttgAGCTCCAATATACCCTACACCCAGTTTCCCcttttgttaacatcttacatgagCATCATACATTTATCACGACTGTTTTTTCTCAGCCTATCTACAAATATGAATACAGAGAAATATATCTCTACTTAGGAAGAACAAAGACAATTTTGTGTTGATAATTCAGCTTAAATGAGAGATATGGTAGGGAGTAGAGGAAATGATAGGTAACAGGCACAAATCCCAGGAATGGGAGGAGCTGCAGCCCAGATTCAGGGGATGAATGCCACACAGAAATGCAGATCCTGTATTTCTAGATCTCTgggttttatctttgttttacaaacaaaccaaaaatctagatttttatgtCAAacacatcaattttttaaattttaaaggttggcttatttattttcctttctcaaaatactacgcttgggcttccctggtggcgcagtggttgagagtccgcctgccgatgccggggacacgggttcgtgccccagtacaGGAAGATcacatatgccgcggagcagctgggcccgtgagccacaactactgagcctgtgcgcccagagcctgtgctccacaacgggagaggccacaacagtgagaggcccgcatactgcaaaaaaaaaaaaatactacgcTGGCTGAATAAAACAGATATACTAACTGGATTTGGCCTATGACTTTCAGTTCGTGATCTCTAGTTATATTAGTTTCACTTGGTCAAAGTCAAGTGTTAGCAggactggttccttctggaggctctgagaagAAGGTctacttcctttcctctttcagcTTCCAGTGACGACCTGTTTTCCTTGACTTGTGGAGTATTGCTCCATCTCCAAAGCACACGACTCCaattctgcctctgtcatcacatggccttctctgcTGACTCTGACTGTTCCTGCATCTCTCTTACAAGAAGTGTTATGATTACTTCAGGCCCCCACACAtagtccaggataatctccccacctcaagatccttaacttaaacACATCTGAAAATTCCCTTtggccatataaggtaacattcacggCTTCCAAAAAATTAAGACATGGACATATGCGGGGGGTAAATACCCAGTCTACCACTTTAGTTTAGAGGCTTAGTTCCTCTCCAGCTTTTGTATTTAAGGATTCTCTCTCAGATCACTTTCTTAGGATGCCATCTTCTttcttatgattccattttcttggCCTCCTATCAGAGAAGCCACTTTAGCAAATATTTGGGGGACAGCTGTCATAAGCCCAGCAGTGTGCCAGGGACAAAGGGAAGAAGTAAATACACAAGGACAAATATTCTCTATTTCAAAGATTTCTGATATACTTGGGAAAGCACAAGAATTTACAGAAGGTGCAATATTCTGAAAACTCACtttattaaaaagattttcaTTAGATCTAGGGGAAAACATTGGAGATACACACATTTTTTGCAGAAGAATTTTACAAAACTATGTATTATTATCATCAATTTACTGACACTTGACAGAACACCTATTAGTCACCATGTCCACATATGAACTTAATAATCTGTACTAGAGAGGACACAGGCTGTAAAAACACAGGCCCAGGATGAAGGGCCTGAGAAAGGTCAATATCACTGAGATTAAACTCTTGGAGGGGACATGGCCAGAACCACCTTATTCCCCTAAACCAAAATGTATGCCTATCACTACAGCCATAAGCTATTAAGCCAGAAGGGCATCTTTTCACTGGAACCCTAAAGTGGACACCTTTTGGAGTATCTGCCCCATACTCCTACATCCTTTCTCTGGGAAATACATCTCCCTGTTACTCATTAAAACGCCTTCTTGGCATATCTTTGCCATCACTGACTCCAGCTGATTGAGCCAGTAGGCACTTGCTGCATATACTTCCATCCCTAGACATTTGGAATTAAAACCAAGAGTTGAGTGGGTTGAGGCCTCTAACATAGAAGTCTGGAAGATGAAGAATTATAATTTTTCCCCATCATAGACTGGAGTAGAGAGAACCACTCCCCACAAAGAGAGAGCAAGCAAGGCAAGAAACAATCACACACAGAGAAACTAAAGTGATATCCAGAGAAGCCTCACAGCTTTTACGTTTTGCTCCCAGCCACTTCTTTGATTTGGCTGCATTATTGCCTTGAGTTCCAAAAGACAActctgtttctttaaataaattttctgtctttccttagGTGAGACCAAGTTGACTTCTGTCATTTGAAACTAAAAAAGCATTACAGTCCCCTGCGAGCTCTCAAAGAGCTTTCCCTGAAGGCTCCCACTCACTGCCGTCTCCGCTGAAAATGTTTCCTGCTATTATTGCATTGGGATGCTTGTCCTTCAGGAACTACTTCAGAAGAATTTGGTGCCTGGCATCTATAAGATTAGAGAACAGAGGACACCTTAGGCAACACAACTCACACATCACTTCTGCAGAAGTGAAATGTTTGGCCTAATTTCTCAAACTAAAGTCATTTTTGGGGTGGTGAAATTTCTCATGTCCCAGTTGCTAAACGGTTTCATGTAAACTTTGAAAGTTTACAGGAATTTGATCCTCATCCCAGGCACTGTCCAAATTTTAAGGAATGAAATGAGGTTTGATAGATACCTGTTTAGTGCTTTCACTTATTAAATAAGTATGTTTTgccatttatagaatattttcactCACAGTACCTCATTTGACCCTCACAACAGTCCAGTGAGAAAGATCctgtattcccattttagagatttcAGCAGTGTTGAATGATATGACCTAGTGAAATGGCACTGGATTCTGAGGCCCTTAGTACTTACTTAGGGTAAGTATTAAGTCTAACTAATCCTGATATGCTAATCACGCTGCACAGTAATTGACACATAGTGTTTCAGGAGTGACAAGTCATTTCATCTTACACAGCCACTCCAATCCACTGATACTGGCTACCTGCAacactgtgttgagaaggattctgggagtgCATCTGGACT contains:
- the FSHB gene encoding follitropin subunit beta; translated protein: MTLIHFVKTPECLLKLNVMVEFGEQVYFSSDEVSSFCFLFCCWRAICCSSCEITNIIITVEKEECGLCKSINTTWCAGYCYTQDLVYKDPAKSNIQKTCTFKEPRYETVKVPGCAHHADSLYTYPVASECHCGKCENDSTDCTVRGLGPSQCSFSEIKE